AATAAATCAACTATTTTTCATTTTCGTTTTTCATACCGTTTCAAGGTCTTTCATACTTTTGTGGGTGAATTGTGGGTGCTGAGGGTGGGCACCCTCATTTTTTTCTTCCAGCAATACAGTATTCATCCCAGTTTTGTTACACGATTGTTACACCGATGTCACAGAGTTGTTACATAATACAATAAATTTCCAATTCAACTCAGATCAATTCCGAGCCTCTATTAAGTACCCGTAGACTTATTTTCCATCTTATACCATGAAACGAAAACAAAAAATTGCCGAGTTAAAGCCAGATAATTACCAGCCCGTTACTTTTTCCTGCCATAGAGGAGAGTGCAACGATAGATGTAGTGTTGTCGATACTGCGGCCCGACGATCATAAATGAACGTGGTCGCCGCCCATTTCTTTCCTCTCGATTCTCGGATTCCTCAAATCACTACGCTTTGGTACTATCCTAAAAAGCCCGAGCTGTTTTAACGAAACCGTATTTTGTCAATAATAAAATGATAAAAGTACGACAAGGGGATCGCTATGGGCAATGTAAAAAAATTTTTGAACCATCTGTTACGCTCCGACCGGAAAAAGTCGGCAAATGCCGAACTGCCAAGCAAGAATCCACAAACCCAAACATTGCTATCCAGAAAATTGAATGAAAATTTGCAACTGATACAAGACATTTATTCGGATTGTTCCGACGTCATTTTTCATGACTTTTTGATCGGCGATCAAACAAAAGCCGTACTTATTTACATCGATGGTCTTACCAATGTTGAAGAGTTAGACCGAAATGTACTAGCACCGCTTCAGCAGGATTTCGCTCTGGAACATACACTTCCGAACATTCGTAAAAAAATCGCCGTCTCGTCCATAAAACATGTGAAAACCGTAGCTGATGTCATCGAAGAAATATCCGGCGGGAATCCCGTCCTGCTCATGGAGCGGGAAAAGCAAGGATTGTCGGTCGGATTGTCCAAGTGGGAAAAACGCACAATTGAAGAACCTACGGCCGAGTCGGTTTTACGGGGGCCAAGGGAAGGATTCATCGAATCGCTGCGGACCAATACTGCTTTGCTGCGGCGGAAAGTAAGAAGTCCGAACCTGAAAATCAAATCGATGAACATCGGGACCTATTCCGGAACGACGATCGCCATTGCCTATATCGAGGGAATTGCGGCTCCCGCTTTAGTCGAGGAAATGAAGAGCCGGTTACAACGGATTGAGATCGATGGCATATTGGAAAGCGTGTATATCGAGGAATTGATTGAAGACAATCCTCTTTCCCCCTTCCCTCAACTTCTTTCGACAGAACGGCCGGATGTGGCAAGCGCCTATTTGCTGGAAGGGCATGTCGTCGTATTAGTCGACGGAACCCCCAGTGTGCTGATCGCTCCGGTTACAATTTTTTCCTTGCTGCAATCGCCTGAAGATTATTATGAGCGATACGTTGTCGGTACGGCGATTCGTTGGCTGCGTTATCTGTTTTATGCCATCTCTTTGCTGGGGCCTTCATTTTATGTCGCCATCATTACGTATCACCAGGAAATGATTCCGGCCAACCTTTTATTAACGATGGCGAAATCACGTGAACAAGTACCATTTCCCGCCCTTGTGGAGGCCCTACTTATGGAATCCATGTTTGAAGCGCTGCGTGAGGCTGGCGCCAGACTCCCCAGGCAAATCGGAACAGCCGTCAGCATTGTTGGGGCACTTGTCATCGGTCAAGCGGCGATTGCAGCCGGTATCGTGTCCGCTCCGATGGTGGTGGTTGTGGCCATTACGGGAATCGCTTCATTTATGGCTCCCCGGTTCACTGTTGGAATTGCCGTCAGGCTGCTTCGTTTCCCCATGATGTTCCTTGCGGGTTTCCTGGGGCTTCTCGGCGTGTTTCTGGGAGGAATTGTCATTTTGAATCATCTCCTTACCCTTCGTTCTTTCGGGGTTCCCTATATGTCTCCTCTGGCCCCGATGAAAGGCCGCGACCTGAAAGATGTACTTTGGCGGGCTCCGCGTTGGATGTTGAACACACGCCCACACTTGACCGGAGAATGGAATCCCTATCGGCAGGCTCCCAGACAACAGCCAAGTCCAGCCAAAGGGGATGAAGAGGGATAATCGGAAGGGGATTTTCATGGATACAACAAGACGAAAAACCGTTCTTCTCCTCTTTTTCCTTTCTATTAATGCGCTGTTGCTTTCCGGCTGTTGGGACCGAACGGAAGTGAATGATTTGGCGATCATTACAGCAACCGGTTTGGATCTGACGGAAGATCATCAACTGGAGCTGTCCGTAAAAATATATCTTACGTCACCGTCAGCCCCTCAGCAGACGTCAGGGATGTCCGACACCAGTGGCGAGGGGGCCGGAAAATCGGTCGTTCGATCGGCGGCAGGACCGACCATGGCGGATGCGGTATCCAAATTGCAGCAGGTGATCACTCGCAAGGTGTTTTGGGGGCAGGACGAAGTATTCATTTTTGGGGAAAGCTTGGCGAAAGAAGGCCTTGCCGGGCCGATGGAATTCTTGATGCGGCACCCCGCTCCAAGGGAACGCGCAAACGTATTCGTCAGCAAAGGTTCGGCGAAAGATGTGCTGCAGCTTGAGCCCCCTATTGAACGCTCTGTTGCGGATGCGTTGCGGAAAATGGCCGAGTCGCAAACAGGACTGAATATCACGATGAAAGAACTGGCGCAAATGATGGCCGGAAGAGCCAAGGCGGCTGTCATCCCTTTGGTGGAAATCAAACCCCAACAAGAAAATCAGGAAGCGTTTCCGTTTATTAATGGAGCGGCAATATTGAAAAACGGGAAACTGGTCGGGCGCATGAACGATAGCGCAACCCGGGGGATCATGTGGCTGAGAAACGAAGTAAAAAGAGGCACCGTGACCGTTTCCCCGAAAAACACCAAAGGACATGTTTCCCTCCAACTGCTAAGAAGCCATACGGAATTGGTTCCGCATATTCACGGGGACAACTGGAGCATAACTGTC
The sequence above is a segment of the Effusibacillus dendaii genome. Coding sequences within it:
- a CDS encoding spore germination protein encodes the protein MGNVKKFLNHLLRSDRKKSANAELPSKNPQTQTLLSRKLNENLQLIQDIYSDCSDVIFHDFLIGDQTKAVLIYIDGLTNVEELDRNVLAPLQQDFALEHTLPNIRKKIAVSSIKHVKTVADVIEEISGGNPVLLMEREKQGLSVGLSKWEKRTIEEPTAESVLRGPREGFIESLRTNTALLRRKVRSPNLKIKSMNIGTYSGTTIAIAYIEGIAAPALVEEMKSRLQRIEIDGILESVYIEELIEDNPLSPFPQLLSTERPDVASAYLLEGHVVVLVDGTPSVLIAPVTIFSLLQSPEDYYERYVVGTAIRWLRYLFYAISLLGPSFYVAIITYHQEMIPANLLLTMAKSREQVPFPALVEALLMESMFEALREAGARLPRQIGTAVSIVGALVIGQAAIAAGIVSAPMVVVVAITGIASFMAPRFTVGIAVRLLRFPMMFLAGFLGLLGVFLGGIVILNHLLTLRSFGVPYMSPLAPMKGRDLKDVLWRAPRWMLNTRPHLTGEWNPYRQAPRQQPSPAKGDEEG
- a CDS encoding Ger(x)C family spore germination protein; the encoded protein is MDTTRRKTVLLLFFLSINALLLSGCWDRTEVNDLAIITATGLDLTEDHQLELSVKIYLTSPSAPQQTSGMSDTSGEGAGKSVVRSAAGPTMADAVSKLQQVITRKVFWGQDEVFIFGESLAKEGLAGPMEFLMRHPAPRERANVFVSKGSAKDVLQLEPPIERSVADALRKMAESQTGLNITMKELAQMMAGRAKAAVIPLVEIKPQQENQEAFPFINGAAILKNGKLVGRMNDSATRGIMWLRNEVKRGTVTVSPKNTKGHVSLQLLRSHTELVPHIHGDNWSITVKIETQDDIVENTTDLDLADPKHIEELETELGSDIKHRVNMALAQAQKKMNADIFNFADTFYRKYPKEWNQNKDRWDEIYPNVEVKLETNPKVARPGMTGKSLFKPNQR